ACATTACCAAGAAATAAGGGGTCTATGGTCAGTTGTACACCTCTGCCATCACAACCTTAATACCGTAGTCCGGGAGGTACAAGAGATATCTGTAGCGACGGAGATCATGCTGCGAGGTCACTCTCGGATTTCATCTCCTGAGCTGTTTGCCTATTCAGTGACAAGTGAGCACAACACTTGTTCGAATGTGGTGTAATCAAATTCAGAGTATGTAGTTGCTAGTTTACTCAATCTACACACTAACAATGCCGCGCTAGTTTAGTTTTATCTATGCCCAGATCATTAATGTTAGCTACATGTACAAAATAAGCTCAAAACTTTCATTGATCTAACTATGTGGATGAATGGAACCTGAGATGCCACAACCACACGAGGCAGGTTGCCTCTGTTTAAAGGAGCTTTTCCTTTATATCAGCTTGTGTGTCACTAATTAATGAAAGCATGTGCACGGTTTTTTGTTGTTTAGATTACTATAATAACCATAATAAACAAAGGAAGATACACCTTTTCACGAAATATCAACTGTGCGTCCATTGACTAGGGTAAGTCACAATTCTTCTTCTTTTTGCTAACTACACGTTCTCTACATCTATTAAACAAAAGGACTGATACACAATAAACCCGCCATAATAAATTTGCTTACTTAGTAAATTCATATttatgtagtactccctccgtcccacaatGTAAGACGTTGTTGCAAGCTAGTTTAGTttgcaaaaacatcttatattatgggacaaaGGGAGTATATTATTAAAAGTGATTGTCGTTTCAGACATGGCCTATGCAATCCAGAGAACGGCGAGCGGAAAAAACTTAGAAACAAGCTAAAAGTTCATTACTCACTGTGCCTTCAGCGTATTATTCTGACAAATCAAAACTCTGCCCTTTTCCTCTACCATCTGGAAATGTGCAAACAATACTTAAGATTCTTATGAGTAAAAATGAAAATTGATTACCGCAAAAGTACTTAATTAACATATTTCAAACCTCAACATCACTCACGCTTCTAATGTTGTTCACATATTCATCGGTGTTCTGCCTATTTTGAGCCCTTTCCCCTCTAGTCACTGAGTGTGAGTTTCTTCTTTTGGATGGTTCTGCCTCCTTGGCCCGACGTTCAGGCGCTGGTGCTGGCAGCATTTCATGGGCAGAATTATAGCCACTCAGCAAACTTGTTCTATGCATAGAGCAGAAATCAGTCCCATATGCTGCACTCATGTTACATCCTAGAACCATGCAGCGTCGGCCGCCACCATGTTTGATACAACTATCAGTTCGCCCTTGTGCACTTTTCTCGCATCCTTGAAACTCGCATCGCCTTCCCCCACCATGCGCAATGCAAAAATCTGTGTTCCCTTGAGCACCCTTCCCACAACCATCATATTTACATCTCTTGCCGCCACCGTGCTTCACACAACGGTCTGTGCGGCCTTGACTGCTACTACACGCTCCCTTGGTGCATCCACTGACAGCACAGCCCCTCCTTTTGTGCATCCTTGAACTATGGAAAATGCATAGAGGTGTGCCTCCATGTGCAACATTTGTACAACCTTCAACCATGCAGCCCTTTGAAGGACTGTCGTGGTTCTTGCAATACCTTGTACTTCCCTTGGATGTATTGCTGCATTCTTGGTAGGTGCACATCACAACTTCACAGTTAAGACTGCAGATTGCTGTGCTGCCCGTACTATTCCCAACACTTCCTACAACACTAACTCCATTATTTCCATCGTACGGCGTTGGCTGCACTCCTGTACTATAGACGGTGTTGAACTATGTGTTGCATTCTGTAGAAGAGGTGTTGACTCGTTTCTTTCCTTTAATCTTGTTGTAGAATTTCCCAAACCGATTGTTCTCCTTATCTTCGCCCCCAGGATACACGGACACAGCAACAACATCCTGGGTCACTTCCGGGTAGAGTACTACCACTTCTGCTTCCAAATCACGGTTCTCATCCTTCTCAGTGTCTCCCTCTGGTTCTTCATGAAGATCATAGATTCCTGTGCTGACCATAGCATTTCCAGCGTTAATCTTCACTCTGGTTCCACTATGTCCTTCATGCTTGATCGATCCTTCTGATTTGGTGCATGGTACTGTGCTGGAACCAGTTTCACCATGTGAATGGCCTCCACCATGGGAAATACGTAAATCAACGCCATCTTGCACGATATGAGGGCAGCATAATTGCCCCACATTGTGGCATTTGCAGGTAGCACCCCCTTCTGTCATTGATGGCGACACAACAACTTTCTCTGTACTTTCAGATCTTGTGGCCTCTTTTGCGCAATCAACTGCTGCAACAAACACCTGATCTTTGGACTGCACGGCCTTGTTTTCACTTAATGAGGATGTGATAGTACCTTGATTTTTTAATAACAAAGATGTGGCAGCACCTTGCTCTGTCACTGACAAGAATAGGACAACTTCGGCCTCATGTTCTGACTGCATAGCTTTGCCCACACAATCACTTGCTACAATAAGCTCATGACTCCTAGACTGCATAGCCTCTTTTGCAACATCACTTGTTGCAAGAAACACCTGATTTTCAGGCTGCATAGCTTCTTCTGCCTTTAATGGGAATGTGGCGGCACCATATTCTACCATCGACAAAGATGTTGTACCACCTAGTTCTTGTTCTAACTTTGACAAGCATGTTGTACCAGTAGCATCTT
This Triticum urartu cultivar G1812 unplaced genomic scaffold, Tu2.1 TuUngrouped_contig_6001, whole genome shotgun sequence DNA region includes the following protein-coding sequences:
- the LOC125530001 gene encoding uncharacterized protein LOC125530001 — encoded protein: MTLLDYIDLDYDEYYVKLDVIDLTTYEDSVEKDGNVEEEDDANVAQSENVAEAAASPPISEQDATGTTCLSKLEQELGGTTSLSMVEYGAATFPLKAEEAMQPENQVFLATSDVAKEAMQSRSHELIVASDCVGKAMQSEHEAEVVLFLSVTEQGAATSLLLKNQGTITSSLSENKAVQSKDQVFVAAVDCAKEATRSESTEKVVVSPSMTEGGATCKCHNVGQLCCPHIVQDGVDLRISHGGGHSHGETGSSTVPCTKSEGSIKHEGHSGTRVKINAGNAMVSTGIYDLHEEPEGDTEKDENRDLEAEVVVLYPEVTQDVVAVSVYPGGEDKENNRFGKFYNKIKGKKRVNTSSTECNT